The window CGTTGCCGCGCGAGTGCGTCTTGCGGGCGAAGCGCGCGTGGTCGCTGTCACCGGGAGCGCTGGTAAGACCGGCACCAAAGAAATGTTGCGCGCTTGCTTCTCGATACTGGGCCCGACGCACGCATCAGAGAAATCCTACAACAATCATTGGGGTGTGCCGCTGACGCTTGCGCGGATGCCTCGCGATACGCGCTTCGCCGTATTCGAAATCGGAATGAACCACGCCGGTGAGATTCGGCCATTGACGGCGATGGTGCGTCCGCATGCGGCGATCGTTACGACCGTAGAAGCGGTGCACCTCGAACACTTTTCGTCGGTCGAGGGTATTGCCGATGCAAAGGGCGAGATTTTCGAGGGGATTGTTCCGGGCGGCGCGGCGATCATCAAGCACGACAATCCGTTTCGCGAGCGTCTTGTAGGCATTGCCAAGAACTGCGGCGCGCGCTCCGTTACCTTCGGATTTGGGGCGGATGCGGATGTTCGTGGCGAGGATCTGACGTTGAGCGATGCCGGAACGACGATGACCGTTTCGACGAGCGGGCGGCGGCTTCGCGTTACGCTCGGGATGCCGGGGCGGCATATCGCGGAAAACGCTCTTGCGGTCGTCGCGGCGCTTGATGCCGTCGGTGCGGACATTGAGCGCGCAATTGCTGCCCTTGCCGAGTTGAAACCGCCGGTCGGTCGCGGCGAACGAACGATTCTGGCGGTTCGGGGCGAGGAAGCGCTTCTGATCGATGAGAGCTACAACGCGAATCCGGCGTCGATGCGGGCGGCTCTTGCGACCCTCGC is drawn from Hyphomicrobium methylovorum and contains these coding sequences:
- a CDS encoding UDP-N-acetylmuramoylalanyl-D-glutamyl-2,6-diaminopimelate--D-alanyl-D-alanine ligase; the protein is MQNLWTSPELSQALGTASSREATDVSVSGVSIDTRTLAGGDLFVALKDLRDGHEFVTSAFKAGASAALVSDAYAKQAGDGPLFRVPDVLKGLEALGVAARVRLAGEARVVAVTGSAGKTGTKEMLRACFSILGPTHASEKSYNNHWGVPLTLARMPRDTRFAVFEIGMNHAGEIRPLTAMVRPHAAIVTTVEAVHLEHFSSVEGIADAKGEIFEGIVPGGAAIIKHDNPFRERLVGIAKNCGARSVTFGFGADADVRGEDLTLSDAGTTMTVSTSGRRLRVTLGMPGRHIAENALAVVAALDAVGADIERAIAALAELKPPVGRGERTILAVRGEEALLIDESYNANPASMRAALATLAAQPRDKFARRIGVLGDMLELGPDAAELHRSLKDAVEEAGIDLIFACGVHMKGLYDALPESKKGGYGLTPGILTEGLLEILRPGDVVMVKASNGTRLGEVVSGLKSHFSRRGSAA